TGAGGGAGCTGTATGAAAATTATACTTACAAAAGACCATGAGAACCTCGGCGACGCGGGGGAGATAGTGAAAGTGAAGGACGGATATGCCCGAAATTATCTTATCCCGAGAAGCATCGCATTAGAAGCGAGCAAAGCCAACATGCGGGTATACGATGAAGGTAAGAAACGGCAGCAGGCGAAAAAGAGCCGTGAGGTCACCGGCGCTGAAGAGATAGCAGCCGAGATGAGTAAAGTCTCTATCACGGCAAGCGTTCAGGTAGGAGAAGAAGACAAGGTGTTCGGTGCGGTAACCTCGCA
This is a stretch of genomic DNA from Candidatus Neomarinimicrobiota bacterium. It encodes these proteins:
- a CDS encoding 50S ribosomal protein L9, which encodes MKIILTKDHENLGDAGEIVKVKDGYARNYLIPRSIALEASKANMRVYDEGKKRQQAKKSREVTGAEEIAAEMSKVSITASVQVGEEDKVFGAVTSQEISTLLEEKGFTVDKRDILLEDPIKALGIYNISVKVHQDVKAEVKLWVIKQ